The following proteins are co-located in the Labrys monachus genome:
- a CDS encoding M23 family metallopeptidase yields the protein MSTRPALREARSDRYGIVDPGTEPPLSADGGKAPDRRKVSLRWLTGTILTGLFGAGLMGGAVYAALDGEYSAASAPQIAPGIVREGESQTNTSQKGDRILIQTDTMEAHQVVRISTTTRVGDKDVIKVKPFAHVLASLQLASSSLASQVPPYDPQALTADPNAGPAKPAPAQAPPAPDDGEVTVSSRDLAAADFDPAAGPLLPEDQVLALVRAEINSAPGSRSNLPDLPPQFVAMSDDSDTDSPDLSALRETDVPGDPDSALRITIVPENFTDVNKTAAETRSREQTILVEDKDTLASILHGLGSTPDEVTEIAKALGDAAHIHGGLRLRVLVGPGGRDDERIRPVRLSVYNADQHLGTVVLADTGGYVSVQDPNSTEIAANAEDNSGGDDEDDGGDSGTGIRLYYSIFETALKQQVPPPMIERLLRIYAYDVDLTRRTRPGDNFEVFYEQDDSGKPVGDILYTALTVGGELKRYYRFASLDDGKVDYYDEDGKSARKFLMRKPIVAGEMRSTFGMRRHPILGYYKMHTGVDWAAPIGTPIQATGNGTIIKAGWSNGYGRHIEIQHANGYVSTYSHMSGFAAGSVLGAKVTMGQVIGYLGMTGLATGPHVHYEVKINGSFVDPMRIKLPQGRELGGQMLASFKEERDRIDSLMRAPVAEASTNSNKT from the coding sequence TTGTCGACACGACCGGCCTTGAGAGAAGCGCGTTCCGACCGGTATGGGATCGTTGATCCCGGCACGGAGCCGCCTCTGTCCGCAGATGGCGGCAAGGCACCCGACCGCCGCAAGGTCAGCCTGCGCTGGCTGACGGGCACCATCCTCACCGGCCTGTTCGGAGCCGGCCTGATGGGCGGGGCGGTCTATGCGGCGCTCGACGGCGAATACAGCGCCGCCAGCGCCCCGCAGATCGCGCCCGGCATCGTGCGCGAGGGCGAGAGCCAGACCAACACCTCCCAGAAGGGCGACCGCATCCTGATCCAGACCGACACGATGGAAGCCCATCAGGTCGTCCGGATCTCGACCACCACCCGGGTGGGCGACAAGGACGTCATCAAGGTCAAGCCCTTCGCGCATGTGCTCGCGAGCCTGCAGCTGGCCTCCTCCAGCCTCGCCTCGCAGGTGCCCCCCTACGACCCCCAGGCGCTGACCGCCGATCCCAATGCCGGCCCGGCCAAGCCGGCGCCTGCCCAGGCCCCGCCCGCGCCGGACGACGGGGAGGTCACGGTCAGCAGCCGCGATCTCGCCGCCGCGGATTTCGACCCGGCGGCCGGCCCCCTCCTGCCCGAGGACCAGGTGCTCGCTTTGGTGCGGGCGGAGATCAACAGCGCCCCCGGCAGCCGCAGCAACCTGCCGGACCTGCCGCCGCAATTCGTGGCGATGTCGGACGACAGCGATACCGACAGCCCTGACCTCTCGGCCCTGCGCGAGACCGACGTGCCGGGCGACCCCGATTCGGCCCTGCGCATCACCATCGTGCCGGAGAACTTCACCGATGTGAACAAGACGGCCGCCGAGACGCGCTCCAGGGAGCAGACCATCCTCGTCGAGGACAAGGATACGCTCGCCTCGATCCTGCACGGCCTCGGGTCGACGCCGGATGAGGTGACCGAGATCGCCAAGGCGCTGGGCGATGCCGCCCATATCCATGGCGGCCTGCGTCTACGCGTCCTCGTCGGCCCCGGCGGCAGGGACGACGAGCGCATCCGGCCGGTGCGCCTGTCGGTCTACAACGCCGACCAGCATCTCGGCACCGTCGTCCTTGCCGACACCGGCGGCTACGTATCGGTGCAGGATCCCAACTCGACGGAGATCGCCGCCAACGCCGAGGACAATTCCGGCGGCGACGACGAGGACGACGGCGGCGACAGCGGAACCGGCATCCGCCTCTATTATTCGATCTTCGAGACGGCGCTGAAGCAGCAGGTGCCCCCGCCCATGATCGAGCGCCTGCTGCGCATCTATGCCTATGACGTGGACCTCACCCGCCGCACCCGCCCCGGCGACAATTTCGAGGTGTTCTACGAGCAGGACGACAGCGGCAAGCCCGTCGGCGACATCCTCTACACCGCCCTCACGGTCGGGGGCGAGCTCAAGCGCTATTATCGCTTCGCCAGCCTGGATGACGGCAAGGTCGACTATTACGACGAGGACGGCAAGTCGGCGCGCAAATTCCTGATGCGCAAGCCGATCGTCGCCGGCGAGATGCGCTCGACCTTCGGCATGCGCCGCCATCCCATCCTCGGCTATTACAAGATGCATACAGGCGTCGACTGGGCCGCGCCGATCGGCACGCCGATCCAGGCCACCGGCAACGGCACCATCATCAAGGCGGGCTGGAGCAACGGCTATGGCCGCCACATCGAGATCCAGCACGCCAACGGCTATGTCTCCACCTATTCGCATATGAGCGGCTTCGCCGCCGGCTCGGTGCTCGGCGCCAAGGTCACCATGGGGCAGGTCATCGGCTATCTCGGCATGACCGGCCTCGCCACCGGGCCGCATGTCCACTACGAGGTGAAGATCAACGGCAGCTTCGTCGATCCCATGCGCATCAAGCTGCCGCAGGGACGCGAACTCGGCGGCCAGATGCTCGCCTCCTTCAAGGAAGAGCGCGACCGCATCGACAGCCTGATGCGGGCGCCGGTCGCCGAGGCCTCGACCAACAGCAACAAGACATAG
- a CDS encoding SDR family NAD(P)-dependent oxidoreductase, with product MTGSLPAALVTGASTGIGATYAERLARRGHDLVLVARDQARLEILAARLRAETGVAVDVIRADLTDAADLARVEARLREDARIGLLVNNAGAAAHGGFANPDIEALDRLIRLNVTAVTRLTGAVVPRFLAEGKGAIVNIASVLAVVPEFPLGIYSATKAYVLSFSQALQAELGPRGIYVQAVLPAATRTEIWERSGRDVNTLTGVMDVGELVDAAFVGFDRRELVTIPPLPDAGQWEAFDAARRAMMANFAQDHAAERYRA from the coding sequence ATGACAGGATCCCTTCCCGCCGCGCTCGTCACCGGCGCTTCCACCGGCATCGGCGCCACCTATGCCGAACGCCTCGCCCGCCGCGGCCACGATCTCGTGCTCGTCGCACGGGACCAGGCGCGCCTGGAGATCCTGGCCGCGCGTCTTCGCGCCGAGACCGGCGTGGCCGTCGACGTCATCCGGGCCGACCTCACCGATGCCGCGGACCTTGCCCGCGTCGAGGCGCGCCTGCGCGAGGACGCCCGCATCGGGCTGCTCGTCAACAATGCCGGCGCCGCCGCCCATGGCGGCTTCGCCAATCCGGACATCGAGGCCCTGGACCGGCTGATCCGGCTCAACGTCACCGCCGTGACGCGGCTCACAGGCGCCGTGGTGCCGCGCTTCCTCGCCGAGGGCAAAGGCGCCATCGTCAATATCGCCTCGGTGCTGGCCGTGGTGCCCGAGTTTCCGCTGGGGATCTACAGCGCCACCAAGGCCTATGTGCTCAGCTTCTCGCAGGCGCTGCAGGCGGAACTCGGCCCGCGCGGCATCTACGTCCAGGCCGTGCTGCCCGCCGCTACCCGCACCGAGATCTGGGAGCGCTCGGGCCGCGACGTCAACACGCTGACCGGCGTCATGGATGTCGGCGAGCTGGTCGACGCCGCCTTCGTCGGCTTCGACCGGCGCGAGCTTGTCACCATCCCGCCACTGCCCGACGCCGGCCAGTGGGAGGCCTTCGATGCCGCCCGCCGGGCGATGATGGCGAATTTCGCGCAGGACCACGCGGCGGAACGCTACAGGGCATGA
- a CDS encoding TetR/AcrR family transcriptional regulator has protein sequence MKVSRDQVAENRQRILDAAAQLFRERGFEGVTVAQIMKAAGLTHGAFYGHFASKDELIAQAFAHVLCPGGEGAPAVGIADYAEGYLSAGHRDRPGAGCLFAALGTEAVRGAAPARHTLTQAIERRIEDFSRTAPGETPEARRRAAIASWSAMVGAVVLSRIADDPALSDELLAETKAWLGG, from the coding sequence ATGAAAGTCAGCCGGGATCAGGTGGCCGAGAACCGGCAGCGCATTCTCGACGCCGCCGCGCAGCTGTTCAGGGAGCGCGGCTTCGAGGGGGTGACGGTGGCGCAGATCATGAAGGCGGCCGGCCTGACGCACGGCGCCTTCTACGGGCATTTCGCCTCGAAGGACGAACTGATCGCCCAGGCTTTCGCCCATGTCCTCTGCCCAGGCGGCGAGGGGGCGCCCGCCGTCGGCATTGCCGATTATGCCGAGGGCTATCTGAGCGCCGGGCATCGCGACCGGCCGGGGGCCGGCTGCCTGTTCGCCGCGCTGGGCACCGAGGCCGTGCGCGGCGCGGCGCCGGCGCGCCATACCCTGACGCAGGCGATCGAGCGCCGCATCGAGGATTTCAGCCGCACCGCGCCGGGCGAGACGCCCGAAGCGCGCCGCCGCGCGGCGATCGCGAGCTGGTCCGCCATGGTCGGCGCCGTGGTCCTCTCGCGCATTGCCGACGATCCCGCGCTGTCCGACGAGCTGTTGGCGGAGACGAAGGCCTGGCTCGGCGGATGA
- a CDS encoding fructose bisphosphate aldolase, with product MADDKMMAQISGKDGFIAALDQSGGSTPGALRLYGIPESAYNGEAEMYKLMHEMRVRIMTAPAFTGDKVLGAILFERTMDGDAEGKPVPSFLWEDRGVVPFLKVDKGLASESDGVQLMKPMADLDQLLVRAVAKKVFGTKMRSVINQASPAGIAAVVAQQFEVAKQISGHGLMPIIEPEVSIKAPDKKGAEALLRDEIVRHLDALLAGETVMLKLTIPDVADFYKPLVDHEKVARVVALSGGYSRADACEKLSHNHGMIASFSRALAEELKHGMTDAEFNDALGRSIDEIYKASTQKV from the coding sequence ATGGCCGATGACAAGATGATGGCGCAGATTTCCGGCAAGGACGGCTTCATCGCCGCGCTCGACCAGAGTGGCGGGTCGACGCCGGGGGCCCTGCGCCTCTACGGGATTCCGGAAAGCGCCTATAATGGCGAAGCCGAGATGTACAAGCTGATGCACGAGATGCGCGTGCGCATCATGACGGCGCCGGCCTTCACCGGCGACAAGGTGCTCGGCGCCATCCTGTTCGAACGCACCATGGACGGCGACGCCGAGGGCAAGCCGGTGCCGAGCTTCCTGTGGGAAGACCGCGGCGTCGTTCCCTTCCTCAAGGTCGACAAGGGGCTGGCTTCGGAGAGCGACGGTGTGCAGCTGATGAAGCCGATGGCGGATCTCGACCAGTTGCTCGTCCGCGCTGTGGCGAAGAAGGTGTTCGGCACCAAGATGCGTTCCGTCATCAACCAGGCGTCGCCGGCCGGCATCGCCGCCGTGGTGGCACAGCAGTTCGAGGTGGCCAAGCAGATTTCCGGCCACGGGCTGATGCCGATCATCGAGCCGGAAGTCTCGATCAAGGCACCGGACAAGAAGGGCGCCGAAGCGCTGCTGCGCGACGAGATCGTCCGGCATCTCGATGCCCTGCTGGCGGGCGAGACGGTGATGCTCAAGCTGACCATCCCGGACGTGGCGGATTTCTACAAGCCGCTGGTCGATCATGAGAAGGTCGCCCGCGTCGTCGCGCTGTCGGGCGGCTATAGCCGGGCCGACGCCTGCGAGAAGCTCTCCCATAACCACGGCATGATCGCGAGCTTCTCGCGCGCCCTCGCCGAGGAGCTCAAGCACGGGATGACCGACGCCGAATTCAACGACGCGCTCGGCCGCTCGATCGACGAGATCTACAAGGCCTCGACGCAGAAGGTGTGA
- a CDS encoding aminotransferase-like domain-containing protein, with protein sequence MTLAPLFAGRASRMRASEIRELLKLLDQPDIISFAGGIPDPAMFPHEAFRQAYADVLSGPGADAALQYQVSEGYLPLRRWLAAEMGRLGVPCDEGNIFITSGSQQALDYLGKLFVSPADTVLVTWPTYLGALQAFNAYEPHYERLTPAGGNMTPEAYRAAAAKAGGRAKFAYLVPDFANPTGETLSRAEREDVLDLAAGLDAAVIEDAAYQALRYDGEPVPSILALDCARSGGIEAARTIYCGSFSKILAPGLRVGWVCAARTVIEKLVLAKQASDLHSPSINQIVIHRVAETNYASQVAKARLHYGARRDRMLEALDATMPAEVAWSRPEGGMFVWMTLPPEIDTTELLARAVAEARVAFVPGHAFFADGSGRNALRLSFTLADDRAVGEGIPRLARLIAAG encoded by the coding sequence ATGACACTCGCCCCGCTCTTCGCCGGCCGCGCCTCGCGGATGAGGGCGTCCGAGATCCGCGAACTCCTCAAGCTGCTGGACCAGCCCGACATCATTTCCTTCGCCGGCGGCATTCCGGACCCCGCGATGTTTCCGCACGAGGCCTTCCGCCAGGCCTATGCCGACGTGCTCTCGGGTCCCGGCGCCGATGCGGCGCTGCAATACCAGGTGAGCGAAGGCTACCTGCCGCTGCGGCGCTGGCTGGCGGCGGAGATGGGACGCCTGGGCGTTCCCTGCGATGAAGGCAACATCTTCATCACCTCGGGCTCGCAGCAGGCGCTCGACTATCTCGGCAAGCTGTTCGTCTCGCCGGCGGATACCGTGCTGGTCACCTGGCCGACCTATCTCGGCGCGCTCCAGGCCTTCAACGCCTATGAGCCGCATTACGAGCGGCTGACGCCGGCCGGCGGCAACATGACGCCCGAGGCCTATCGCGCCGCCGCGGCGAAGGCGGGTGGAAGGGCGAAATTCGCCTATCTCGTCCCCGATTTCGCCAACCCGACCGGCGAGACCCTCAGCCGGGCCGAGCGCGAGGACGTGCTCGACCTCGCGGCCGGCCTCGACGCCGCCGTGATCGAGGACGCCGCCTACCAGGCGCTGCGCTATGACGGCGAGCCGGTGCCCTCGATCCTCGCGCTCGACTGCGCCCGTAGCGGAGGCATCGAGGCGGCGCGCACAATCTATTGCGGTAGCTTCTCCAAGATCCTCGCGCCGGGTCTGCGCGTCGGCTGGGTGTGCGCGGCGCGCACGGTGATCGAGAAGCTGGTGCTGGCCAAGCAGGCCTCGGACCTGCACAGCCCGTCCATCAACCAGATCGTCATCCACCGCGTGGCCGAGACGAACTACGCCTCCCAGGTCGCGAAGGCGCGCCTGCATTACGGCGCGCGGCGCGACCGCATGCTCGAAGCCCTCGACGCCACCATGCCGGCGGAGGTCGCCTGGAGCCGGCCCGAGGGCGGCATGTTCGTGTGGATGACGCTGCCGCCCGAGATCGATACGACCGAACTCCTGGCGCGCGCCGTCGCCGAGGCGCGCGTCGCCTTCGTGCCGGGCCATGCCTTCTTCGCCGACGGCAGCGGCCGCAATGCCCTGCGCTTGAGCTTCACCCTCGCCGACGACCGCGCGGTCGGCGAAGGCATTCCGCGCCTCGCCCGCCTCATCGCCGCGGGCTGA
- the clpB gene encoding ATP-dependent chaperone ClpB encodes MNFERYTERARGFVQSAQSLALREGHQQFAPEHLLKVLLDDPEGLAAGLIDRAGGRSREALEAVEAALRKLPKVEGSGAGQVYLTPQLARVFEAAEKAAEKASDSFVTVERLLLALAIEKESVAGKVLAAAGVTPQNLNQAIEALRKGRTADSATAENAYDALKKYARDLTADARSGKLDPVIGRDEEIRRTIQVLSRRTKNNPVLIGEPGVGKTAIVEGLALRIINGDVPESLKDKSLLALDMGALIAGAKYRGEFEERLKAVLQEVTGAEGNIILFIDEMHTLVGAGKADGAMDASNLLKPALARGELHCVGATTLDEYRKHVEKDPALARRFQPVFVDEPTVEDTISILRGLKEKYEQHHKVRITDSAIVAAATLSNRYITDRFLPDKAIDLVDEAGARLRMQVDSKPEELDELDRRIIQLKIEQEALKKESDTASKDRLQRLEKELADLEERSSELTQRWKSEKDKLGRAADLKGQLDKAKNELADAQRRGEYQRAGELTYSIIPGLERELKATEAAESKGGMLEEAVTANHVAQVVSRWTGVPVDRMLEGEKDKLLRMEDVLATRVVGQGEAVQAVSTAVRRARAGLQDPNRPIGSFIFLGPTGVGKTELTKALAAFLFDDDTAMVRLDMSEYMEKHSVSRLIGAPPGYVGYDEGGALTEAVRRRPYQVVLFDEIEKAHPDVFNVLLQVLDDGRLTDGQGRTVDFRNTLIIMTSNLGAEYLVGQKEGEDSAAVREEVMAVVRGHFRPEFLNRVDEIILFHRLKRAQMGAIVDIQMARLQKLLDERKITIELDDAARSYLADKGYDPAYGARPLKRTIQKLVQDPLAEMILAGKVKDGTHLPVSATASGLIIGGRAVNAAA; translated from the coding sequence ATGAATTTTGAACGCTATACCGAACGGGCGCGGGGCTTCGTGCAGTCGGCCCAGTCACTCGCGCTGCGCGAGGGACACCAGCAATTCGCGCCGGAACATCTCCTGAAGGTCCTGCTGGACGACCCGGAAGGCCTCGCCGCCGGGCTGATCGACCGGGCGGGCGGGCGTTCGCGCGAAGCGCTGGAGGCCGTCGAGGCCGCGCTGCGCAAGCTGCCGAAGGTGGAGGGCTCGGGCGCCGGCCAGGTCTATCTCACCCCCCAGCTCGCCCGGGTGTTCGAGGCGGCCGAGAAGGCGGCCGAGAAGGCTTCCGATTCCTTCGTCACCGTCGAAAGGCTGCTGCTGGCGCTGGCCATCGAGAAGGAGAGCGTGGCCGGCAAGGTGCTCGCCGCCGCCGGCGTGACGCCGCAGAACCTCAACCAGGCCATCGAGGCGCTCCGCAAGGGCCGCACCGCCGATTCGGCGACGGCCGAGAACGCCTATGATGCCCTGAAGAAATATGCGCGCGACCTCACGGCCGACGCGCGCTCGGGCAAGCTCGATCCGGTGATCGGTCGCGACGAGGAGATCCGCCGCACCATCCAGGTGCTGTCCCGGCGCACCAAGAACAACCCGGTGCTGATCGGCGAGCCCGGCGTCGGCAAGACGGCGATCGTCGAGGGCCTGGCGCTACGCATCATCAATGGCGACGTGCCCGAATCGCTCAAGGACAAGAGCCTGCTGGCACTCGACATGGGCGCGCTCATCGCCGGCGCGAAATATCGCGGCGAGTTCGAGGAGCGCCTCAAGGCCGTGCTGCAGGAGGTGACCGGCGCCGAGGGCAACATCATCCTCTTCATCGACGAGATGCACACGCTGGTCGGCGCGGGCAAGGCGGACGGCGCCATGGACGCCTCCAACCTGCTCAAGCCGGCGCTGGCGCGGGGCGAACTCCATTGCGTCGGCGCCACCACGCTCGACGAATATCGCAAGCATGTCGAGAAGGATCCGGCGCTGGCGCGGCGCTTCCAGCCCGTCTTCGTCGACGAGCCGACGGTCGAGGACACCATCTCGATCCTGCGCGGCCTCAAGGAGAAATACGAGCAGCACCACAAGGTCCGTATCACCGACAGCGCCATCGTCGCGGCGGCGACGCTGTCGAACCGCTACATCACCGACCGTTTCCTGCCGGACAAGGCGATCGACCTCGTCGACGAGGCCGGCGCGCGCCTGCGCATGCAGGTCGATTCCAAGCCGGAGGAGCTCGACGAGCTCGACCGGCGCATCATCCAGCTCAAGATCGAGCAGGAAGCCCTGAAGAAGGAAAGCGACACCGCGTCGAAGGACCGGCTGCAGCGGCTGGAGAAGGAGCTGGCCGATCTCGAGGAGCGTTCCAGCGAGCTGACGCAGCGCTGGAAGAGCGAGAAGGACAAGCTCGGCCGCGCCGCCGATCTCAAGGGGCAGCTCGACAAGGCCAAGAACGAGCTCGCCGATGCGCAGCGCCGCGGCGAATACCAGCGCGCCGGTGAACTGACCTACTCGATCATTCCCGGCCTCGAAAGGGAGCTGAAGGCGACGGAGGCCGCCGAATCCAAGGGCGGCATGCTGGAGGAGGCGGTCACCGCCAACCATGTCGCGCAGGTCGTCTCGCGCTGGACGGGCGTGCCCGTCGACAGGATGCTGGAGGGCGAGAAGGACAAGCTGCTGCGCATGGAGGACGTGCTCGCCACCCGTGTGGTCGGCCAGGGCGAGGCGGTTCAGGCCGTCTCGACCGCTGTCCGGCGCGCCCGGGCCGGCCTGCAGGATCCGAACCGGCCGATCGGCTCCTTCATCTTCCTGGGTCCCACCGGCGTCGGCAAGACCGAGCTGACCAAGGCGCTCGCCGCCTTCCTGTTCGACGACGATACGGCGATGGTCCGGCTCGACATGTCCGAATATATGGAGAAGCATTCGGTGAGCAGGCTCATCGGCGCGCCTCCGGGCTATGTCGGCTATGACGAGGGCGGCGCCCTCACCGAAGCCGTGCGGCGGCGGCCCTACCAGGTCGTGCTGTTCGACGAGATCGAGAAGGCGCATCCGGATGTGTTCAACGTGCTGCTCCAGGTGCTCGACGACGGGCGCCTGACCGACGGGCAGGGGCGGACGGTCGACTTCCGCAACACGCTGATCATCATGACCTCCAATCTCGGGGCCGAATATCTGGTGGGCCAGAAGGAGGGCGAGGATTCCGCCGCGGTGCGCGAGGAGGTGATGGCCGTGGTGCGCGGGCATTTCCGGCCGGAGTTCCTCAACCGCGTCGACGAGATCATCCTGTTCCACCGCCTCAAGAGGGCGCAGATGGGGGCGATCGTCGACATCCAGATGGCGCGGCTGCAGAAGCTGCTCGACGAGCGCAAGATCACCATCGAGCTCGACGATGCGGCCCGCAGCTATCTCGCCGACAAGGGCTACGATCCCGCCTATGGCGCGCGCCCGCTGAAGCGCACGATCCAGAAGCTGGTGCAGGACCCGCTCGCCGAGATGATCCTCGCCGGCAAGGTGAAGGACGGCACCCATCTGCCGGTCAGCGCCACCGCTTCGGGGCTGATCATCGGCGGGCGGGCGGTGAACGCCGCGGCCTGA
- the zwf gene encoding glucose-6-phosphate dehydrogenase codes for MIKNSTRVGPGFPQVVVLVGATGDLSRRKLLTGLFRLTNAGFIPGCRIIGVSLDDIDADAFRAIAHEALEKFSSRKFTPAEWENFAASLDYVSLAAGPDALRAAVEKAEAELGAETRRVHYLSVPPNAALAAVHLLAQAGLVERSRIIMEKPFGTDLASAVALNNKLHEVFTEDQIFRIDHFLGKEPAQNILAFRFANGLFEPIWNRNFIDHVQIDVPETLGLDRRAAFYESTGAYRDMVVTHLFQILAFMAMEPPTHLEPKPISEEKNKVFRSMVPIDPRDVVRGQYIGYRNEPGVDPESDTETFIALKCAIDNWRWAGVPFFLRTGKRLAEGQRIISIAFREPPKSMFPAGSGVGAQGPDHLTFDLADASKVSLSFYGKRPGPGFRLDKLSLQFAMSETGLISDVLEAYERLILDAMRGDHTLFTTAEGIERLWEVSSPLLENPPPVRLYDQGGWGPKSIHQLIAPHAWRLPFERAWRDSHGKG; via the coding sequence TTGATCAAGAACTCCACCCGGGTGGGTCCCGGCTTTCCGCAGGTCGTGGTTCTCGTCGGCGCCACCGGCGACCTCTCGCGGCGCAAGCTGCTGACCGGCCTGTTCCGCCTGACCAATGCCGGCTTCATCCCGGGCTGCCGCATCATCGGCGTTTCCCTCGACGACATCGATGCCGACGCCTTCCGCGCCATCGCCCACGAGGCGCTCGAGAAATTCTCCTCCCGCAAGTTCACGCCGGCCGAATGGGAGAACTTCGCCGCCTCGCTCGACTATGTCTCGCTCGCCGCCGGCCCGGACGCGCTGCGCGCCGCGGTCGAGAAGGCGGAGGCCGAGCTCGGCGCCGAAACCCGGCGCGTGCATTACCTGTCCGTGCCGCCCAACGCCGCCCTCGCCGCCGTGCATCTCCTGGCGCAGGCTGGCCTCGTCGAGCGCTCGCGCATCATCATGGAGAAGCCCTTCGGCACCGACCTCGCCAGCGCGGTGGCGCTCAACAACAAGCTGCACGAGGTCTTCACCGAGGACCAGATCTTCCGCATCGATCATTTCCTCGGCAAGGAGCCGGCGCAGAACATCCTCGCCTTCCGCTTCGCCAACGGCCTGTTCGAGCCGATCTGGAACCGCAACTTCATCGACCATGTGCAGATCGACGTGCCGGAGACCCTCGGCCTCGACCGCCGCGCCGCCTTCTACGAATCCACCGGCGCCTATCGCGACATGGTGGTGACTCATCTGTTCCAGATCCTCGCCTTCATGGCGATGGAGCCGCCGACCCATCTCGAACCCAAGCCCATCTCGGAGGAGAAGAACAAGGTGTTCCGCTCCATGGTGCCGATCGACCCGCGCGACGTGGTGCGCGGGCAATATATCGGCTACCGCAACGAGCCGGGCGTGGACCCGGAGAGCGACACCGAGACCTTCATCGCCCTCAAATGCGCCATCGACAATTGGCGCTGGGCCGGCGTGCCCTTCTTCCTGCGCACCGGCAAGCGCCTCGCCGAGGGCCAGCGCATCATCTCCATCGCCTTCCGCGAACCGCCCAAGAGCATGTTCCCCGCCGGCTCCGGCGTCGGCGCGCAGGGGCCGGACCACCTCACCTTCGACCTCGCAGACGCCTCCAAGGTGTCCCTCTCCTTCTATGGCAAGCGCCCGGGGCCGGGCTTTCGCCTCGACAAGCTCAGCCTGCAATTCGCGATGAGCGAGACCGGGCTGATCAGCGACGTGCTGGAAGCCTATGAACGCCTGATCCTCGACGCCATGCGCGGCGACCACACCCTCTTCACCACCGCCGAAGGCATCGAAAGGCTGTGGGAGGTCTCGAGCCCCCTGCTGGAGAACCCGCCGCCGGTGCGCCTCTACGACCAGGGCGGCTGGGGCCCGAAATCAATCCACCAGCTGATCGCCCCCCATGCCTGGCGCCTGCCCTTCGAGCGCGCCTGGCGGGATTCGCACGGGAAGGGGTGA
- a CDS encoding inorganic phosphate transporter, translated as MLEFLSQGSPAIVALLAACLFLALAFEFSNGFHDTANAVATVIYTHSLKPGQAVLWSGAMNFLGVILGGIAVAYALVQLIPPDALSPPDGRLAVGMLIALFVAALAWNVGTWWLGIPNSSSHALIGSLIGIAVANAVIHGRRLGEGVDWQQVWSVLASLLVSPILGFGLAFILFRLVRLAIRDRHLFEPPQEGRPPVWWMRALLILTCTGVSFAHGTNDGQKSIGLIMLTVIGLLPASFALNMDLPGGDFARLAREMPAAASLIERYGGDRKDLAVESARKLGERFGSIRSAKEIPPGERSAVRNDLNHTLSELTFAAEADGISPDEKKSAKSIHDDVMKSVQYAPWWVRILSALCLGLGTLVGYRRIVTTLGERLGKEKLVPAQGGSAELVAAGLIGAAGFTGFPVSTTHVVTGGIAGTMVGSGAGLQPATLWQIAAAWVLTLPATIVISGGLFLLLS; from the coding sequence ATGCTGGAATTCCTGTCCCAAGGCTCGCCCGCCATCGTCGCGCTCCTGGCGGCCTGCCTCTTCCTCGCCCTCGCCTTCGAGTTCTCGAACGGCTTCCACGATACCGCCAACGCGGTGGCGACGGTGATCTACACCCATTCGCTCAAGCCCGGCCAGGCCGTCCTGTGGTCGGGAGCGATGAACTTCCTCGGCGTCATCCTCGGCGGCATCGCCGTCGCCTATGCACTGGTGCAGCTCATCCCGCCCGACGCCCTGTCGCCGCCGGACGGGAGGCTGGCGGTCGGCATGCTGATCGCGCTGTTCGTCGCGGCGCTGGCCTGGAACGTCGGCACCTGGTGGCTCGGCATCCCCAATTCGAGCTCCCACGCGCTGATCGGCTCACTGATCGGCATCGCCGTCGCCAATGCCGTCATTCATGGCCGCCGGCTTGGGGAGGGCGTCGACTGGCAGCAGGTCTGGAGCGTGCTCGCCTCGCTCCTGGTCTCGCCGATCCTCGGCTTCGGGCTCGCCTTCATCCTGTTCCGGCTGGTGAGGCTCGCGATCCGCGACCGGCATCTGTTCGAGCCGCCGCAGGAAGGCCGGCCGCCGGTGTGGTGGATGCGCGCTTTGCTCATCCTCACCTGCACCGGCGTCTCCTTCGCGCACGGCACCAATGACGGGCAGAAGAGCATCGGCCTGATCATGCTCACCGTCATCGGCCTGCTGCCGGCGAGCTTCGCCCTCAACATGGACCTGCCCGGCGGCGACTTCGCCCGGCTCGCCCGCGAGATGCCGGCGGCTGCGAGCCTGATCGAGCGCTATGGCGGCGACCGGAAGGACCTCGCCGTCGAATCCGCGCGCAAGCTCGGCGAGCGCTTCGGCAGCATCCGGTCGGCGAAGGAGATCCCGCCCGGCGAGCGTTCCGCCGTCCGCAACGACCTCAACCACACCCTCTCCGAACTGACCTTCGCCGCCGAGGCGGACGGCATCTCGCCGGACGAGAAGAAATCGGCGAAGTCGATCCACGACGACGTGATGAAATCGGTGCAATACGCGCCCTGGTGGGTGCGCATCCTCAGCGCGCTCTGCCTCGGCCTCGGCACGCTCGTCGGCTACCGGCGCATCGTGACCACGCTCGGCGAGCGCCTCGGCAAGGAGAAGCTGGTGCCGGCGCAGGGCGGCTCGGCCGAACTGGTGGCGGCCGGCCTGATCGGGGCCGCCGGCTTCACCGGCTTTCCCGTCTCGACCACCCATGTCGTCACCGGCGGCATCGCCGGCACGATGGTGGGCTCCGGCGCCGGCCTGCAGCCCGCCACCCTCTGGCAGATCGCGGCGGCCTGGGTCCTGACCCTGCCGGCGACGATCGTGATTTCGGGCGGGCTGTTCCTGCTGCTGTCTTGA